A region of Vitis riparia cultivar Riparia Gloire de Montpellier isolate 1030 chromosome 1, EGFV_Vit.rip_1.0, whole genome shotgun sequence DNA encodes the following proteins:
- the LOC117917313 gene encoding carbonic anhydrase 2-like isoform X1: MSGKLRKCVMLCCGGKPPSKDMATDSCEDAIAELQKLLSEKCGLETVAAAKIKQITAELEKTGSEPFDAVERIKTGFGRFKTEKYEKNPTLYDELAKGQSPKFMVFACSDSRVCPSHILDFQPGEAFMVRNIANMVPPYDQTKYSGVGAAIEYAVLHLKVENIVVIGHSCCGGIKGLMSIPDDGTTASDFIEQWVQICSPAKSKVKTEYTDLTFAEQCTNCEKEAVNVSLGNLLTYPFVREAVVKKTLALKGAHYDFVNGSFELWSFEVNLSPPLPA; this comes from the exons ATGTCTGGAAAACTTAGAAAGTGTGTGATGCTATGCTGTGGAGGAAAGCCCCCA AGTAAAGATATGGCGACTGATTCATGCGAGGACGCCATTGCAGAACTGCAGAAACTTCT CAGCGAGAAATGTGGCCTCGAAACCGTCGCCGCCGCAAAAATCAAGCAGATAACGGCCGAGTTAGAGAAAACCGGTTCCGAACCGTTTGATGCAGTCGAAAGGATAAAAACCGGGTTCGGTCGCTTCAAGACAGAGAAATACGA GAAGAATCCTACTTTGTACGACGAGCTTGCCAAAGGCCAGAGCCCCAAG TTTATGGTGTTCGCCTGCTCAGACTCTCGAGTTTGCCCTTCACATATCCTGGATTTTCAGCCAGGGGAGGCATTTATGGTCCGAAACATTGCAAACATGGTTCCGCCTTATGATCAG ACCAAATACTCTGGAGTTGGGGCGGCCATTGAATATGCAGTATTGCATCTCAAG GTGGAGAATATTGTAGTCATTGGACACAGCTGTTGTGGAGGGATAAAGGGGCTCATGTCTATCCCAGATGATGGGACCACTGCTAG TGACTTCATAGAACAGTGGGTCCAAATCTGTTCACCTGCCAAGTCCAAGGTGAAAACAGAATACACTGATCTGACTTTCGCGGAGCAGTGCACTAACTGTGAGAAG GAGGCTGTGAATGTATCCCTGGGAAACCTGTTAACCTACCCATTTGTCAGAGAAGCTGTGGTGAAGAAAACCCTAGCTCTGAAGGGTGCACACTACGATTTTGTCAACGGATCTTTCGAGCTCTGGAGTTTTGAAGTTAACCTTTCCCCCCCTCTACCTGCGTGA
- the LOC117917313 gene encoding carbonic anhydrase 2-like isoform X2 produces the protein MATDSCEDAIAELQKLLSEKCGLETVAAAKIKQITAELEKTGSEPFDAVERIKTGFGRFKTEKYEKNPTLYDELAKGQSPKFMVFACSDSRVCPSHILDFQPGEAFMVRNIANMVPPYDQTKYSGVGAAIEYAVLHLKVENIVVIGHSCCGGIKGLMSIPDDGTTASDFIEQWVQICSPAKSKVKTEYTDLTFAEQCTNCEKEAVNVSLGNLLTYPFVREAVVKKTLALKGAHYDFVNGSFELWSFEVNLSPPLPA, from the exons ATGGCGACTGATTCATGCGAGGACGCCATTGCAGAACTGCAGAAACTTCT CAGCGAGAAATGTGGCCTCGAAACCGTCGCCGCCGCAAAAATCAAGCAGATAACGGCCGAGTTAGAGAAAACCGGTTCCGAACCGTTTGATGCAGTCGAAAGGATAAAAACCGGGTTCGGTCGCTTCAAGACAGAGAAATACGA GAAGAATCCTACTTTGTACGACGAGCTTGCCAAAGGCCAGAGCCCCAAG TTTATGGTGTTCGCCTGCTCAGACTCTCGAGTTTGCCCTTCACATATCCTGGATTTTCAGCCAGGGGAGGCATTTATGGTCCGAAACATTGCAAACATGGTTCCGCCTTATGATCAG ACCAAATACTCTGGAGTTGGGGCGGCCATTGAATATGCAGTATTGCATCTCAAG GTGGAGAATATTGTAGTCATTGGACACAGCTGTTGTGGAGGGATAAAGGGGCTCATGTCTATCCCAGATGATGGGACCACTGCTAG TGACTTCATAGAACAGTGGGTCCAAATCTGTTCACCTGCCAAGTCCAAGGTGAAAACAGAATACACTGATCTGACTTTCGCGGAGCAGTGCACTAACTGTGAGAAG GAGGCTGTGAATGTATCCCTGGGAAACCTGTTAACCTACCCATTTGTCAGAGAAGCTGTGGTGAAGAAAACCCTAGCTCTGAAGGGTGCACACTACGATTTTGTCAACGGATCTTTCGAGCTCTGGAGTTTTGAAGTTAACCTTTCCCCCCCTCTACCTGCGTGA